A window of Nodosilinea sp. PGN35 genomic DNA:
GTAGCCCAACCCCGTCAAAAATCCGCCAAAAATGAGCCAGATAATGTTGCCCAGTAAACTCATTGCCGCTTCCTTGGGGCGATCGCCCCGCTGTGGTTATTGTCCCTGAACCCAGGGTAGACCAGGCGCGCCTGGCCGGTCGGCGCAGAGGCTTGGCCTGCAACCCGAGCCGCGACAACCTCTCTCAACCCAGTAATCACTGAACCTGTCCTCGCTTGAGCAATATTCTCTAAACGAATAGGGGCAGATACTCCCACAGTCGGCCATTGTTTGCTATGCTTAATGACCGAATGCGGATGTGGCGGAATTGGTAGACGCGCTAGATTTAGGTTCTAGTGTCTTCGGACGTGAAGGTTCAAGTCCTTTCATCCGCATGGTGAATATAGCTGTCTTAAGCGATCGATAGCGTTTTGGCACAATCGATCGACCCTTCTGCCGTATGTTTTATTGCGGCAGCGACGCGTTCGAAGACCCATAGTAGGGTCGGCTAGCTGTTGAGCGCTGGGTTTGTCCAGGCATTTTACAGCGCAGATCTTCGGTTGATCAGGGCTACCTGCTGAAGTGAGTCACCGCCCCAAGGGACTTGTCCTCAGCAAGAGTTCCCAGACTTTACCATTTTTCACCTAAAAGGCTGACCCAGGCAGTTGCCCAAGTCAGCTGTGACGATCAAACCTTTTTAAGGTTTTAGAAATCGTACTTAGCCTGGCTCAAATTAAACTCAAGAGAGTTATTTAAGGCAAACGGAATCCAAGCAAAGGAAAGTAAAAATTCGCCAATCTCATCCAGCATGAAAAGCTCCAACATTCCTAAACTTAAGACCCTTGGAACAATCATAAATATGATCGAAAGAGCTACGAGCCATACTGCGCTAAGGGGAAACACAGGTACGCCCAATTGAGTATAGATTCGGCTCATTTTTTGACTTAACCGATTGCTGATCGGAATTAAAAAGCAGAAAAGCCCTACAAAAGCAACGCCGACAGTTCGCACATACTGGTGAATACCATCAATGTTGTGAATATTAAACTCATTTTGGACATTCACAGCATTGAGAGATTCAGGGGTCACAATGCCAAAAATACGTTGCCCCCAGCTAATTTCTTCTCCGCCAACCAAGAACATAAGAACTGCAAAAAATAGACACCAGAACCGAAGAGGAGCTGGTTTATTTTTAAAGCCAAAGGCAAAAATGGCTGCCGCAGAGAAGTAAAAAACTGCGCTCAGATTTTCAAGTGGCCCATCCTCCATGAAAATAAAATTTAGATTGGTGTTGTTGTGGCCAGCGATAAAGATACTAAACAAGTTAGTAGCCAGGAGCGTCACCAGAAAATTTAGCCAAATGTTGTACTTTCTTGAATCACTTTTTTGGTGAAGCTTAGGTTGAGAGGCGTTATGGACGGTCATCGTTCCTCCTCGGGAAGACTAAAAAAGCAATTAATAAAGCTCTAATAAAGCTCTCAGTGAATGGCGTGCTTGTAGGGCTGCACCCTCTGGAAAGAACCCGCTGCGCTGGAGATGCACCGTCGAACTGCCAGCTATTTGAAGCGTTCTTAGACCTATGGAAAGTTAGCTCTGCTGCCCCAAGTTGGTTGGCTAGGGGCAATACTGTGATGCAGGATTAAAAGCTAAATGACCATCCATAATCTAAATATCGGCTTTATTTAACTTTTAGTTAACCTGAATTTAATCACGGAGGCACGGCTATCGTGTGAAGCTACCGTAAATATGGGTCCAAAAATATCTAGATTACGTGAAAATACGTAGACTAGTGAAGACCAATCTACGTATTAATACTGAGGCAACACATAAACTATGTTTTTGAAATTACTGCGCTCTAAATCTAGTAGAGCAGGCAAACAATAGACCTTGATCCTTGCATCGATGGTCTTCAGCCGCTGAGCTACAGTATTTTTATAATTCCAGCATCAGTGACCTGATGCAAATTACTGAACTAGCCTAGGCAGTTCAGCTTTGATATTTGATACTAGCTCTGGCCTCAGGGCCCTGAGAAAATAGCTTCTTCTAAATCTTGGCGGCTTAAGGAGTATTTGAAAACTCGCTGAATGTCTTTATCGTCTGCCCCGCTGCCAATGTAGCGCACCACAATGCAGTCGGTTTCAAGCAAAATCTCGGCTTGCCAGCGAGGGCGAATCACTTGCCAGCAGTGGAGATCGGCGCTGCTTTGGGTACAGCCTTGCTGCCGTAACCACGCCTCAATATCGGGCAAGGGATAGTTGTAGAGAGGAGTAGCCGCTGAGGGAAGTGTCATAGTCCAGGGTGTACAAAAAGAGAATGAACCGGTGAACATGCTCTGTTAGAGCCAGGTCGGGGACGCAGTAACCGGAGATCTTGATTTGGGAACCAGCGGCGGTAGAGATGGGGCAGTCAAAGCGTCGGCCTCTGGTAATACCTGTGTCTTTGATGCTTGCGGGGCTGAACGTTCTTCAGCCTCAGGGCTGTTTTGCTCAAGGGTTGCGCTTAGATCGGTGGCATAGTCTCCTCGGGTTAAGCCAACGGTAACTACCAGAGCCAGGCAGGCCACAAAGGTAAGACCTAAGATAAACAGGGCAAAGATTTCTCCCGCCGATAGAGGGCGATCGGTAGGGTCGAGGTACATATTGGCAGGCTCTCGCCGGGGGGAAACCGCTGGACGGCTGAGCGGCTCTAAGGGCTGCATCACCGAGATGCGAGCGTACCCGACCTGCTGATCGTAGGCCCAGCGGCGATCGGGGCTACTGAGAATGGCGTAGGCCTCGTTGAGTTGCTGAAATTTTTCGGTGGCTTCGGTAGCGGGTAACTCGGTGGTGTCGGGATGGTAGAGCTTGCTGAGGTCGCGAAAAGCACGTCGAATTTGCTGGGGGCTAGCGGTGGGCTTGACCCCCAACTGGTCATAGTGGGTTTTCGGTTTTGGATTCGCGTCAGGCATAGCATCCCACAGGCAGGGCAAGGAGCAATAGGCTAGGCTGGGCACTCTTGAGCCGCAGCTAGATCCCAATCGTCGAAGGAGCGGGTCAGGCGAATTTGAGCCAGGGTAAAGACGACTGGAATCACCCGACTGTAGTTGGTCGCCACCGCTCGCCAGCCCAAATCGGCCAGAAACCAGCCCCACAGAGCCGGGCCCAGCACCGAGAGTATAGTTCGAGTAGCCCCATAGCGAGCAACACTGGTGGCTACCCCGCGAGAGGCCATCCGCAGGGCGAAGCGCTGGTGCATTTTGGTCAGCACGGTTCCGCCCCCCTTAACTAAAGCCTGCCGAGTTACTTCGTAGCGCGCCATGTGAAAGGCCATTTGGCGAGCAATGTGCTGAAGCAACCAGGGTTGTAGTACGGCGCTAACCGCTATGGCGCTACTGCCTTTGGCCAGCAGACTTAGGGGGTTGGCCTGGAGGGCTAGGGGCAGAGCTTGAAACTGGGCTGAGCCCTGCAGCGCGGTTTGGAGAGACTGCTGAAGGCGATCGCGCTCTGCCTGGGGAAGCTTTTTCCAGTTGCTGCGCAGCAGGTGCAAAAACACCTCGGCTTCTAGTTCATCGGTTGACCAGGCGACGGCGTAGGGCACTTTGAGGTAGCGACACACCTGAATCAAGGCCTGGCGGTAGGTAACTCGCTGACTTTTGCCATGGATTACCGTCAGACCATCGGCGGCCAAAAAACGGAAGCGGTGCTCAAGGCGGTCTAGCCACTGCTGTCGAGTACCGGCCTGCACCGCCAGGGGGTCAGAGTTTTGCCAATAGTCTAGCGGGTTAAACCGAGGCCGAAACAGCATTTCTGTCAGGGCCTGAAGTTCATCATCGGTTGCTAGCTCTAAAGCAGACCGCAGCTCATCCACTGGGTGTCACCGTTTAAAAACTGTCTTACATTTTTACACAATTCCCCAAGATAGGATGTTGGGCAACGGTTATAGAGAAAATTCCCAGGAGAGGCGGGCATGGAGGATGTAGTGGTGATTGGGGCCGGGCTCAGCGGGCTGACGGCGGCCCAGCGGCTGCACCGGGAGGGCTACCGAGTCGTGGTGATTGATAAATCTCGCGGCCTCGGCGGTCGCCTGGCCACCCGTCGCCTAGGCTCTATCGCCATCGATCACGGCTGTCGATATTTACAGCCCTTTGCTGATCCGGTAGCCAGTCCGCTGCCTGCCCTGCTGGCGGCGGAGGTGCTTCGCCCCTGGCGACCAGAGAGTTTTGAACTCAGCTCCGACAACGCACTGACGGCGGTGCCGCCGCAGGTGCTCTATGGGGCTCCTCAGGGCATGAGTGCCGTAGCCAAAACGCTCGCCGTGGACTTGACTGTTCAGCGCCACTGGCTGGCTACAGCCCTACAGCCCTTACCCAGGGGCTGGCGTATTGAGGGCCAGTTCTTGGGTGAGGCTCAACCGACGCCCCCAGAGACCTTTGAGGCCAGGGCCGTGATCGTGGCCATCCCTGCGCCCCAGGCGATCGCCCTGATCGGCACAGCCGCCCAGCACCATCCAGAGCTAAGGGAGCTGTGTCACCAGCTTCAGGATGTAACCTTTGAAGCTGTGATTACAGTTATGGCAGGCTACGGCAACCAAGCAGCCAGGCTGCCGAACCAGCAGGGCACAGAAGGTTGGATGGTTGCCAGCGACACCCATCCAACCCTGCGATGGTTAGCCCTAGACAGCAGCAAGCGCACGACTCCCCAAGACTCGGTAGTAGTACTCCACAGCAGTGCGGCCTTTGCGGCTGAGGTGCTCGAGCAGTCTGATTTAGAGCCCGCAGGTAAAACGCTGCTGACAGCAGCAGCCAGCTTAGGGGATTGGCTGTCATCGCCCCAGTGGATGCAGGTTCATCGCTGGCGCTACGGATTTGTGCGTCGTGCCCTGGGGAGAGATATTCTCAGTCATGCCGCCATACCCACGCTAGTGGGCTGCGGCGACTGGTGCCAGGGAGGCAATGCTGAAGGGGCGATCGCCGCAGGAAATCGTGCCGCCGTCGCCACTGCCAGGGCTCTTGGCTAGCCGCTCTGCGGTTGTTAGGCGCATGCTGCCGACACCCAGCCAACCCAGGACAGGCCTGGAGCCAGGAACCGGTGCAGTGCTAGCGATCCCATGGCCAGACTCCGGGTCATCGGTACAGACTCGCATTGCCCGTTCACCCTGATGCCCAGGCACAGCCTGGCAACGGGGGGCAGCGCATACTGCACCAACCCTCTAGGCGTTGTTGCTAGAGTAATCGCTGTTCTCTTTGTCCTCGCTGCCCTCTTCATCGGTAGCGCCAGAACTATTGCGGCGGAAGAAACGCTGGTTGCCCGACCGCTTTTTGCGAAACTTGCGAGCGTAAGCTTGATTGCGCAGGGCTTTTTCTTTTTTTGGATTGCGACGCTTAGACATTCAATAACCTCAGACAACAGGGCAGGGGTGATCAGCAAACAAAGAATGACAGTTGCATGGGAGTTCCCCAGCGTTAGGGAAGCGCTATCTGCCACTGCGGAGGCTGCAAAAATGCCGCGCTCACCCTAACCAAACACTCTGCCCGCACAGGCACCGTTGCTCACGATGTGCCATGACCAGAGGTTTACTGTAGCACATAGGGATACCTTCGCCGAGACAGACCGGGAAGACAGGGAAGCCTTCCCCATTGCTGTCTAGGACTGGCTGGGGCTCAACACCTTTGCCGCCTCGGTGGGGTCAGGGTTGGCCTCGGGGGTATCGGCCTCCGACGGCGGTACTATCTGCCAAAACTGGGGCAGATACTCGCTCCAGTTAGCCAGGATTTTCTCGGCCTTGGGGCTGCCGGTATGGGCCAGATGAGCTTCGATCAGCGATCTAAGCTGGGCCTCTCCGGCGGGGGTAATCACCCGCTGCACCTTAACGATTTCGGGGTTGACCCGCACCGGGAAACCGCCCGTCTCATCGAGGAAATAGCCCAGGCCGCCGGTCATGCCCGCGCCTACGTTGCGGCCTACGGAACCGAGAACTACGACAACGCCGCCGGTCATGTATTCACAGCAGTGATCGCCAGCCCCCTCAATCACCGCCTGGCCTTTGGAGTTGCGGACGGCAAAGCGTTCTCCGGCGGTGCCCAGGGCGTAGAGGGTGCCGCCCGTGGCACCGTACAGACAGGTGTTGCCCACAATCACGTTGGTGGAGGGGTCGTAGGTGATGCCAGCGGGGGGCTTGACTACAATTTCACCGCCGTGCAGGCCCTTGCCGACGTAGTCGTTGGCTTCGCCCACCAGGGTGAGGGTCATACCCGGCAGATTAAAAGCGCCAAAGCTCTGGCCAGCACTGCCCTCAAAGGTGAGGTTGAGCTGGCCTTCAAAACCAGAGTTGCCATACTTTTCGGCGATCGCCCCGGCAACCCGCGCCCCAAGGGTGCGATCGGTGGTGACAACGGAGTAGGTCTTCGCCACCGTCCCCTGGTTTTGAATGGCAGTCTGCACGTCGGCATCGGCCAGAATCTCGTCATCGAGCACCGGGCCGTTGCTGTGCACAGGCTCGTGGGTCAGCCAGGAGCGATCGCCCTGGCCGTCGGGCAAGTTCATCAACGTTGAGAGGTCGAGCCCCTGGGTCTTGGCCAGGGAGACGCCCTGGCGGGGTTTGAGCAGGTCGGCCCGACCCACGATGTCGAGCAGCGAGCGGTAGCCCAGGCGGGCCAGCAGCGATCGCACTTCTTCGGCAATGTAATAGAAGAAATTCACCACGTGCTCAGGCACCCCGGTAAATCGCTGGCGCAGCTCTTCTTTTTGGGTGGCGACCCCCACCGGGCAGTTGTTGGTGTGGCAGACCCGCGCCATGATGCAGCCCTCGGCGATCATGGCAATGGAGCCAAAGCCGAATTCTTCGGCCCCCATCAGCGCCCCCATGACTACGTCCCAGCCGGTTTTGAGGCCGCCATCGACGCGCAGGGTGACGCGATCGCGCAGCGCGTTGTCCATCAGCACCTTGTGTACCTCAGTCAGGCCCAGTTCCCAGGGCACCCCGGCGTGCTTGATGGAGCTGAGGGGCGAGGCCCCGGTGCCGCCGTCGTGGCCCGACACCTGAATCACGTCGGCGTTGGCCTTGGCGACTCCGGCGGCAATGGTGCCAATGCCAACTTCAGAGACCAGTTTTACCGACACCCCGGCTTTGGGGTTGATCTGGTGCAGGTCGAAGA
This region includes:
- a CDS encoding DUF3143 domain-containing protein, with product MTLPSAATPLYNYPLPDIEAWLRQQGCTQSSADLHCWQVIRPRWQAEILLETDCIVVRYIGSGADDKDIQRVFKYSLSRQDLEEAIFSGP
- a CDS encoding J domain-containing protein, with the protein product MPDANPKPKTHYDQLGVKPTASPQQIRRAFRDLSKLYHPDTTELPATEATEKFQQLNEAYAILSSPDRRWAYDQQVGYARISVMQPLEPLSRPAVSPRREPANMYLDPTDRPLSAGEIFALFILGLTFVACLALVVTVGLTRGDYATDLSATLEQNSPEAEERSAPQASKTQVLPEADALTAPSLPPLVPKSRSPVTASPTWL
- a CDS encoding NAD(P)/FAD-dependent oxidoreductase; translation: MEDVVVIGAGLSGLTAAQRLHREGYRVVVIDKSRGLGGRLATRRLGSIAIDHGCRYLQPFADPVASPLPALLAAEVLRPWRPESFELSSDNALTAVPPQVLYGAPQGMSAVAKTLAVDLTVQRHWLATALQPLPRGWRIEGQFLGEAQPTPPETFEARAVIVAIPAPQAIALIGTAAQHHPELRELCHQLQDVTFEAVITVMAGYGNQAARLPNQQGTEGWMVASDTHPTLRWLALDSSKRTTPQDSVVVLHSSAAFAAEVLEQSDLEPAGKTLLTAAASLGDWLSSPQWMQVHRWRYGFVRRALGRDILSHAAIPTLVGCGDWCQGGNAEGAIAAGNRAAVATARALG